The proteins below are encoded in one region of Pseudomonas putida NBRC 14164:
- the pdxR gene encoding MocR-like pyridoxine biosynthesis transcription factor PdxR: protein MRDNPLVLPFDPSGIALDRRRGLSQQLYQALRARVLDGRLSSGTRLPATRELATMLLLSRNSVVRAYDQLYAEGYIESRVGDGTYVSRLPKLSTQVSTGLSHGLSTDLSTFPVKDTEDLSSNRRSSGAFQRLKTNHLPPPRSGQPRAFRVGIPAFDLFPFDVWAKLQAGFWRNPSPAQLGYGDPAGEPMLRELIAAYLRRSRGLSCMAEQIVITSGAQQAISLCAQLLLQPGDGVAVENPGYRAAGHAFALAGGRVLGVPVDEEGMDCGRLGQLEDCRLAYVTPAHQYPTGVTMSLARRLELLAWADRNDGWIIEDDYDGEYRYSGAPLAPLAALDRHGRVLYVGTFGKIAFPALRLGYLVLPPQLAQAFSQGKALAVRHSEVSNQCVMAEFIARGHFQRHIRRMRKAALSRRNVLKAGWPVDIPGLGAMPAVAAGLHVKVDVDNFAREQALVAKAEAVGVEVTPLSNFWLADSEVPVDKRAGLVLGFAAVPEVEIAEALMKLRKAWRR from the coding sequence ATGCGCGATAACCCCCTCGTCTTGCCTTTCGACCCTTCCGGAATCGCCTTGGATCGCCGCCGCGGGCTCAGCCAGCAGCTGTACCAGGCGCTGCGCGCGCGAGTGCTGGACGGCCGTTTGAGCAGCGGTACCCGGCTGCCGGCCACCCGCGAGTTGGCCACCATGCTGCTGCTGTCACGCAACAGCGTGGTGCGGGCCTATGACCAGTTGTACGCCGAGGGCTACATCGAAAGCCGGGTAGGCGATGGCACCTATGTAAGCCGGCTACCAAAACTATCCACACAAGTATCCACAGGGTTATCCCATGGGTTATCAACAGACTTATCCACATTTCCAGTAAAAGACACTGAGGATTTATCCAGCAACCGACGTTCCAGCGGGGCTTTTCAGCGGCTGAAAACCAACCATTTGCCGCCGCCAAGAAGCGGCCAGCCGCGTGCTTTTCGCGTCGGTATTCCCGCATTCGACCTGTTCCCGTTTGACGTCTGGGCCAAGCTGCAGGCGGGTTTCTGGCGTAATCCCAGCCCCGCACAACTGGGTTATGGCGACCCTGCGGGCGAGCCGATGCTGCGCGAACTGATCGCTGCCTACTTGCGTCGCTCGCGTGGGCTGAGTTGCATGGCTGAACAAATTGTGATCACCAGTGGTGCACAGCAGGCCATCAGCCTTTGTGCACAGTTGCTGTTGCAACCTGGCGACGGTGTGGCTGTGGAAAACCCGGGGTATCGGGCGGCTGGCCATGCTTTCGCACTGGCGGGTGGCCGAGTGCTTGGCGTACCGGTGGATGAAGAGGGGATGGACTGCGGCCGGCTCGGTCAGTTGGAGGATTGCCGGCTGGCCTACGTGACGCCTGCTCACCAATACCCGACCGGGGTAACCATGAGCCTGGCGCGTCGCCTGGAACTGCTGGCCTGGGCTGACCGCAACGATGGCTGGATCATCGAGGACGACTACGACGGCGAGTACCGGTACAGCGGCGCGCCTTTGGCTCCGTTGGCGGCACTCGACCGGCACGGGCGGGTACTGTACGTCGGCACCTTCGGCAAGATTGCCTTCCCGGCGCTGCGCCTGGGCTATCTGGTACTCCCACCGCAGTTGGCGCAGGCGTTCAGCCAGGGCAAGGCGCTTGCGGTACGACATTCTGAGGTCAGCAACCAATGCGTGATGGCTGAGTTCATCGCCCGCGGGCACTTTCAGCGGCATATCCGGCGCATGCGCAAGGCAGCGTTGAGCCGACGCAATGTGCTCAAGGCAGGCTGGCCTGTGGATATTCCAGGTTTGGGCGCCATGCCGGCAGTGGCGGCCGGGCTGCACGTGAAGGTTGATGTGGATAACTTTGCGCGGGAGCAGGCACTGGTGGCCAAGGCTGAAGCGGTGGGTGTGGAGGTTACGCCGCTGAGTAATTTCTGGTTGGCGGACAGCGAGGTGCCTGTGGATAAGCGGGCAGGGCTGGTGCTGGGCTTTGCAGCGGTTCCGGAGGTGGAGATTGCCGAGGCGCTGATGAAACTGCGCAAGGCCTGGAGAAGGTGA
- a CDS encoding FMN-binding negative transcriptional regulator, which produces MYNSKPHQEHDLGRLHQHMLDTRLAVLVSQGEQGLLATHLPVLLDTGEGEFGTVYAHLARANRQWQDLAQGGEALLVFPGADAYVSPGYYPSKADNPKVVPTWNYLAVHAYGPAEVIHDAATLLTIVSRLTERHEQGRNEPWSVADAPADYIDGMLRAIVGIRLPIARLQGARKLSQNRSEQDISGVREGLSASPDQLDNQLAAHMRQL; this is translated from the coding sequence ATGTACAACAGCAAACCCCACCAGGAGCACGACCTCGGCCGCCTGCACCAGCACATGCTCGACACCCGCCTGGCCGTGCTGGTCAGCCAAGGGGAGCAAGGCCTGTTGGCCACACACCTGCCGGTACTGCTCGACACGGGCGAAGGCGAGTTTGGCACCGTCTATGCGCACCTGGCACGGGCCAACCGCCAATGGCAGGACCTGGCACAAGGTGGCGAAGCCCTGCTGGTCTTCCCCGGCGCCGATGCCTATGTCAGCCCCGGCTACTACCCAAGCAAAGCCGATAACCCCAAGGTCGTGCCGACCTGGAACTACCTGGCCGTACACGCCTATGGCCCGGCGGAGGTGATCCACGACGCAGCAACGTTACTGACTATCGTCAGCCGCCTGACCGAGCGCCACGAACAAGGCCGCAACGAACCATGGAGCGTCGCCGATGCCCCGGCTGATTACATCGACGGCATGCTCCGCGCCATCGTCGGTATCCGTCTGCCCATCGCCCGCCTGCAAGGTGCGCGCAAGCTCAGCCAGAACCGCTCCGAGCAAGACATCTCCGGCGTGCGTGAAGGCCTGAGCGCCAGCCCTGATCAACTGGACAACCAACTCGCGGCGCACATGCGCCAACTGTGA
- a CDS encoding GNAT family N-acetyltransferase codes for MPSVTLRPVNAQDHAAWLALWQAYLHFYETELADEVSLSTWQRLLDPREPTHSALAWVDGKAVGMVNFIYHRSNWSIENSCYLQDLYVDSSQRGLGIGRQLIEHVYTTAKADNCIKVHWLTHETNATAISLYQQVAERSGFIQFRKGL; via the coding sequence ATGCCCAGCGTTACCCTGCGCCCCGTCAACGCCCAAGACCATGCCGCCTGGCTCGCCCTGTGGCAGGCCTACCTGCACTTCTATGAAACCGAGTTGGCCGATGAAGTCAGCCTCAGCACCTGGCAGCGCCTGCTCGACCCACGTGAGCCGACCCATTCGGCACTGGCCTGGGTCGATGGCAAGGCGGTGGGGATGGTCAACTTCATCTACCATCGTTCCAACTGGAGCATCGAAAACTCCTGCTACCTTCAGGACCTGTACGTGGACAGCTCGCAACGTGGCCTGGGCATTGGTCGCCAGCTGATCGAGCACGTCTACACCACAGCCAAGGCCGACAACTGCATCAAGGTGCACTGGCTGACCCACGAAACCAATGCCACCGCCATCAGCCTGTATCAGCAGGTTGCCGAGCGCTCGGGCTTCATTCAATTCCGCAAAGGCTTGTAG
- a CDS encoding GNAT family N-acetyltransferase: MTDVLNWKPAATPEAEPIDGRFIRLEKLDTARHGDDLWEVLQGPTADPALWDYLPYGPFAERAAFDRWLESNAAGRDPLFYTVIDRPSGQAQGILSLMSIVPDHGRIEIGHIAFGAAMQRTPKGTEAVYLLGKLGFELGNRRLEWKCNNANARSKRAAQRFGFVYEGVFRKHLVVKDHNRDTAWYSITDDEWPAVAAGFERWLSAENQQPGGQVETLEACRKS; this comes from the coding sequence ATGACAGACGTATTGAACTGGAAACCCGCTGCAACGCCCGAGGCCGAGCCTATTGACGGCCGCTTCATCCGCCTGGAAAAGCTCGACACGGCGCGCCATGGCGACGACCTCTGGGAAGTGCTGCAAGGCCCAACCGCCGACCCGGCGCTGTGGGACTACCTGCCCTATGGCCCGTTCGCCGAACGTGCTGCCTTCGACCGTTGGCTGGAGAGCAACGCCGCGGGGCGCGACCCGCTGTTCTACACCGTCATCGACCGCCCCAGCGGCCAGGCCCAGGGCATTCTCAGCCTGATGTCGATCGTGCCCGACCACGGCCGCATCGAAATCGGCCACATAGCCTTCGGCGCCGCCATGCAGCGCACACCCAAGGGCACCGAGGCGGTGTACCTGCTGGGCAAGCTGGGCTTCGAACTGGGCAACCGCCGGCTGGAGTGGAAGTGCAACAACGCCAACGCGCGCTCCAAGCGCGCGGCGCAACGGTTCGGCTTCGTCTACGAAGGGGTGTTCCGCAAGCACCTGGTGGTGAAGGACCACAACCGCGATACGGCGTGGTATTCGATCACCGATGATGAATGGCCAGCAGTGGCTGCGGGGTTCGAACGGTGGTTGAGCGCGGAAAACCAGCAGCCGGGAGGCCAGGTAGAAACGCTTGAGGCATGCCGTAAAAGCTGA
- the oadA gene encoding sodium-extruding oxaloacetate decarboxylase subunit alpha, with protein sequence MSKKIHVTDTILRDAHQSLLATRMRTEDMLPICDKLDKVGYWSLEVWGGATFDACVRFLKEDPWERLRKLRAALPNTRLQMLLRGQNLLGYRHYSDDVVKAFVAKAAVNGIDVFRIFDAMNDVRNLRVAIEAVKAAGKHAQGTIAYTVSPVHTIDAFVAQAKQMEAMGCDSVAIKDMAGLLTPFAAGELVKALKAEQSLPVFIHSHDTAGLAAMCQLKAVENGADHIDTAISSFAWGTSHPGTESMVAALKGSEFDTGLDLELLQEIGLYFYAVRKKYHQFESEFTAVDTRVQVNQVPGGMISNLANQLKEQGALNRMNEVLAEIPRVREDLGFPPLVTPTSQIVGTQAFFNVLAGERYKTITNEVKLYLQGGYGKAPGVVNEQLRRQAIGSEEVIDVRPADLLKPEMTKLRADIGALARCEEDVLTFAMFPDIGRKFLEEREAGTLTPEALLPIPEAGAVSAPGGEGVPTEFVIDVHGETYRVDITGVGVKAEGKRHFYLSIDGMPEEVVFEPLNEFVGGGSKRKQATDPGHVSTNMPGNIVDVLVKEGDVVKAGQAVLITEAMKMETEVQAAIAGKVVAIHVAKGDRVTPGEILIEIEG encoded by the coding sequence ATGTCCAAGAAAATTCACGTAACCGACACGATCCTGCGCGACGCCCACCAGTCCCTGCTGGCCACCCGCATGCGTACCGAAGACATGCTGCCGATCTGCGACAAGCTCGACAAAGTCGGCTACTGGTCGCTGGAAGTCTGGGGCGGCGCCACCTTCGACGCCTGCGTGCGCTTCCTCAAGGAAGACCCATGGGAGCGCCTGCGCAAGCTGCGTGCAGCCTTGCCCAACACCCGCCTGCAAATGCTGCTGCGCGGTCAGAACCTGCTGGGCTACCGCCACTACAGCGACGACGTGGTCAAGGCCTTTGTCGCCAAGGCTGCGGTAAACGGCATCGATGTGTTCCGCATCTTCGACGCCATGAACGACGTGCGTAACCTGCGCGTGGCCATCGAAGCGGTCAAGGCCGCCGGCAAGCACGCCCAGGGCACCATCGCCTACACGGTCAGCCCTGTGCACACCATCGATGCCTTTGTTGCCCAGGCCAAGCAGATGGAAGCCATGGGTTGCGACTCGGTGGCAATCAAGGACATGGCCGGCCTGCTGACCCCATTCGCCGCTGGTGAACTGGTCAAGGCGCTGAAGGCCGAGCAGTCGCTGCCGGTGTTCATCCACTCCCACGACACTGCCGGCCTGGCCGCCATGTGCCAGCTGAAAGCGGTGGAAAACGGCGCCGACCACATCGACACCGCAATCTCCAGCTTCGCTTGGGGCACCAGCCACCCGGGTACCGAGTCGATGGTTGCTGCGCTCAAGGGCAGCGAGTTCGACACCGGCCTGGACCTGGAGCTGCTGCAGGAAATCGGCTTGTACTTCTACGCCGTGCGCAAGAAGTACCACCAGTTCGAAAGCGAGTTCACGGCCGTGGACACCCGCGTGCAGGTCAACCAGGTGCCGGGCGGCATGATTTCCAACCTGGCCAACCAGCTGAAAGAGCAGGGCGCGCTCAACCGCATGAACGAAGTGCTGGCAGAGATCCCGCGTGTGCGTGAAGACCTCGGCTTCCCGCCGCTGGTGACGCCGACCTCGCAGATCGTCGGTACCCAGGCGTTCTTCAACGTGCTGGCCGGCGAGCGCTACAAGACCATCACCAACGAAGTGAAGCTGTACCTGCAAGGCGGTTACGGCAAGGCCCCGGGTGTGGTCAACGAGCAGCTGCGCCGCCAGGCCATCGGCAGCGAAGAAGTGATCGACGTGCGCCCGGCCGACCTGCTGAAGCCGGAGATGACCAAGCTGCGTGCCGACATCGGTGCCTTGGCCCGTTGCGAAGAAGACGTGCTGACGTTCGCCATGTTCCCGGACATTGGCCGCAAGTTCCTCGAAGAGCGCGAAGCCGGCACCCTTACCCCGGAAGCGTTGTTGCCAATTCCAGAGGCTGGCGCCGTTTCTGCGCCAGGCGGTGAAGGCGTCCCGACCGAGTTTGTCATCGACGTGCACGGCGAAACCTACCGTGTCGACATCACTGGCGTTGGCGTGAAGGCCGAAGGCAAGCGCCACTTCTACCTGTCGATCGACGGCATGCCGGAAGAAGTGGTGTTCGAGCCACTCAACGAGTTCGTCGGCGGGGGCAGCAAGCGCAAGCAAGCCACAGACCCAGGCCACGTCAGCACCAACATGCCAGGCAACATCGTCGATGTACTGGTCAAGGAAGGTGACGTGGTCAAGGCTGGCCAGGCCGTGCTGATCACCGAGGCCATGAAGATGGAAACCGAAGTGCAGGCGGCCATCGCCGGCAAGGTCGTGGCCATCCATGTGGCCAAGGGCGATCGCGTGACGCCGGGTGAGATCCTGATCGAGATCGAAGGCTGA
- a CDS encoding acetyl-CoA carboxylase biotin carboxylase subunit, producing the protein MIKKILIANRGEIAVRIVRACAEMGIRSVAIYSDADRHALHVKRADEAHSIGAEPLAGYLNPRKLVNLAVETGCDALHPGYGFLSENAELAEICAERGIKFIGPAANVIRGMGDKTEARRTMIAAGVPVTPGTEGNVADIHEALSEGERIGYPVMLKATSGGGGRGIRRCNSREELEQNFPRVISEATKAFGSAEVFLEKCIVNPKHIEAQILGDSFGNVVHLFERDCSIQRRNQKLIEIAPSPQLTPEQRAYIGDLAVRAAKAVNYENAGTVEFLLADGEVYFMEMNTRVQVEHTITEEITGIDIVREQIRIASGLPLSVKQEDIQHRGYALQFRINAEDPKNNFLPSFGKITRYYAPGGPGVRTDTAIYTGYTIPPFYDSMCLKLVVWALTWEEAMDRGLRALDDMRVQGVKTTAAYYQEILRNPEFRSGQFNTSFVESHPELTNYSIKRKPEELALAIAAAIAAHAGL; encoded by the coding sequence GTGATAAAAAAAATCCTGATCGCCAACCGAGGTGAAATCGCAGTTCGGATCGTGCGTGCCTGCGCCGAGATGGGCATACGCTCGGTAGCGATCTATTCCGACGCCGATCGGCACGCATTGCACGTCAAGCGCGCCGACGAAGCCCACAGCATTGGTGCCGAGCCGCTGGCCGGTTACCTGAACCCGCGCAAGCTGGTGAACCTGGCTGTGGAAACCGGCTGTGATGCCCTGCACCCGGGCTACGGCTTCCTGTCGGAAAACGCTGAACTGGCAGAGATCTGCGCCGAGCGCGGGATCAAGTTTATCGGCCCCGCCGCAAACGTCATTCGCGGCATGGGCGACAAGACCGAAGCGCGCCGCACCATGATTGCCGCCGGTGTGCCGGTAACCCCGGGCACCGAAGGCAACGTTGCCGATATTCATGAAGCCCTGAGCGAAGGTGAGCGCATCGGTTACCCGGTGATGCTCAAGGCCACCTCCGGTGGCGGCGGCCGCGGTATTCGCCGTTGCAACAGCCGCGAAGAGCTGGAACAGAACTTCCCACGGGTGATTTCCGAGGCCACCAAGGCCTTTGGTTCGGCCGAAGTGTTCCTGGAAAAGTGCATCGTCAACCCCAAGCATATCGAGGCACAGATCCTCGGTGACAGCTTCGGCAACGTGGTGCACCTGTTCGAGCGCGATTGCTCGATCCAGCGCCGTAACCAGAAGCTCATCGAAATTGCTCCAAGCCCCCAGCTCACGCCCGAGCAGCGCGCCTACATCGGCGACCTGGCGGTACGTGCGGCCAAGGCGGTGAACTACGAGAACGCCGGCACCGTGGAGTTCCTGCTCGCCGATGGCGAGGTGTACTTCATGGAAATGAACACCCGGGTGCAGGTGGAGCACACCATCACCGAGGAAATCACCGGTATCGACATTGTCCGTGAGCAGATTCGCATCGCCTCGGGCCTGCCGCTGTCGGTGAAGCAGGAAGACATCCAGCACCGCGGCTACGCGTTGCAGTTCCGCATCAACGCGGAAGACCCGAAGAACAACTTCCTGCCCAGCTTCGGCAAGATCACCCGTTACTACGCCCCCGGCGGCCCGGGTGTTCGTACCGATACAGCGATCTATACCGGCTACACCATTCCGCCGTTCTACGACTCCATGTGCCTGAAACTGGTGGTGTGGGCGTTGACCTGGGAAGAGGCCATGGACCGCGGCCTGCGAGCCCTGGATGACATGCGCGTGCAAGGGGTGAAGACCACCGCCGCGTACTACCAGGAAATCCTGCGCAACCCGGAATTCCGTAGCGGGCAGTTCAATACCAGCTTCGTCGAAAGCCACCCTGAGCTGACCAACTACTCGATCAAGCGCAAACCCGAAGAGCTGGCCCTGGCCATCGCCGCCGCCATCGCCGCCCACGCAGGCCTGTGA
- a CDS encoding LysR family transcriptional regulator: MRKSLMRMTLRQLQIFNEVCDLRSYSRAAEEMSLTQPAVSLQIRQLEELIGQPLFEYVGKKLYLTEAAEALQRASRDIFGRLESLDMQLSDMQGSLQGQLKLAIESSAKYFVPHLFAAFKQRHPEVNLTLTVVNRAQAIRRLSDNRDDIIIMSMVPQDMGLEFLPFLNNPIIAVAPPEHPLCKLDQLRLQDLEPHTLLVREQGSGTRKACEEYFKDKRVHFTQTLEVASADAQRECVIAGLGIALLTRHAVNLELATGALKELPVEELPLYRSWCVVQSKAKRQSPVALAFLAFIRSERALISALVERFSGKLPLKTAAL, encoded by the coding sequence ATGCGTAAGTCATTGATGCGTATGACTTTGCGTCAATTGCAGATCTTCAATGAGGTGTGCGATTTGCGCTCGTACAGCCGTGCGGCGGAGGAGATGTCGCTGACGCAACCCGCCGTTAGTCTACAGATCCGCCAGCTCGAAGAGCTGATCGGCCAGCCGCTGTTCGAGTACGTGGGCAAGAAGCTCTACCTGACCGAAGCGGCCGAAGCCCTGCAACGCGCCAGCCGCGACATCTTCGGGCGCCTCGAGAGCCTGGACATGCAGCTGTCGGACATGCAGGGCTCATTGCAGGGGCAGCTCAAACTGGCGATCGAGTCCAGCGCCAAGTACTTCGTGCCACACCTGTTCGCCGCCTTCAAGCAGCGTCACCCGGAGGTCAACCTGACCCTTACGGTGGTCAATCGCGCCCAGGCCATCCGCCGCCTTTCGGATAACCGCGACGACATCATCATCATGTCGATGGTGCCGCAGGACATGGGCCTGGAATTTCTGCCGTTCCTCAACAACCCGATCATCGCGGTGGCACCGCCCGAGCACCCGCTGTGCAAGCTGGACCAGCTGCGCCTTCAGGACCTGGAGCCTCATACCCTGCTGGTACGCGAACAAGGCTCAGGTACGCGCAAGGCCTGCGAGGAGTATTTCAAGGACAAGCGCGTGCATTTCACCCAGACCCTGGAGGTGGCCTCGGCCGATGCCCAGCGCGAGTGCGTCATCGCCGGCCTGGGGATTGCCCTGCTGACCCGCCATGCGGTCAACCTGGAACTGGCCACCGGTGCGCTGAAGGAGCTACCGGTGGAAGAGCTGCCGCTGTACCGCAGCTGGTGCGTGGTGCAGTCCAAGGCCAAGCGGCAGTCGCCGGTGGCCTTGGCGTTTCTGGCGTTCATCCGCAGCGAACGTGCGCTGATCAGCGCGCTGGTTGAGCGTTTTTCGGGGAAGTTGCCGCTGAAGACTGCCGCACTGTGA
- a CDS encoding PA3496 family putative envelope integrity protein codes for MARDHDGIYQPNAKARKQQEKDQRRMEYRRAIEVYCDQRQLLRDLVDYPELQALTVRQSSAATSPKNAQPAR; via the coding sequence ATGGCACGTGACCACGACGGTATCTACCAACCCAACGCCAAAGCTCGCAAGCAGCAGGAAAAAGATCAGCGCCGCATGGAATACCGCCGCGCGATCGAGGTGTATTGCGACCAACGTCAACTGCTGCGCGACCTGGTGGATTATCCCGAGTTGCAAGCACTCACAGTGCGGCAGTCTTCAGCGGCAACTTCCCCGAAAAACGCTCAACCAGCGCGCTGA
- the hexR gene encoding transcriptional regulator HexR: MNLLQHIAQSRHLLRKSELKVADHVLLDPAAVMHSSMADLAHSVGISEPTIVRFCRAIGCSGFQDLKLKLAQSLAAGASFGQFAIHEDDSVADYSLKIFDTTLHTLMEVREHLDPHALQQAVSAMAQAQRVEFYGFGASGAVAADAQHKFFRLLLSAAAYSDPHMQAMSAVTLRPGDVAVCISQSGRSKDLLITANLVRESGANLITLCPSQTPLAELSTVNLAIDVHEDTEIYTPLTSRIAHLVVIDVLAMGVAMARGPSLVNHLKSVKRSLRSLRLSPKSIKATDD, from the coding sequence GTGAATCTGTTGCAACATATCGCCCAATCGCGCCACCTGCTGCGCAAATCGGAACTCAAAGTGGCCGACCACGTGCTGCTCGACCCGGCTGCGGTCATGCACAGCTCGATGGCCGACCTGGCGCACAGCGTGGGTATCAGTGAACCGACGATCGTGCGTTTCTGCCGGGCGATCGGTTGCTCGGGCTTCCAGGACCTGAAATTGAAACTGGCGCAGAGCCTGGCCGCCGGGGCCAGTTTTGGCCAGTTCGCCATTCATGAAGACGACTCGGTTGCCGACTACAGCCTGAAGATTTTCGACACCACCCTGCACACGTTGATGGAAGTGCGCGAGCACCTCGACCCGCATGCGCTGCAACAGGCCGTGAGCGCCATGGCCCAGGCGCAGCGTGTGGAGTTCTATGGCTTTGGTGCATCCGGCGCGGTTGCGGCGGACGCCCAGCACAAGTTCTTCCGCCTGCTGCTCAGTGCGGCCGCGTATTCCGACCCGCACATGCAGGCGATGTCGGCAGTAACCTTGAGGCCTGGCGATGTGGCGGTGTGCATTTCCCAGTCGGGCCGTTCCAAGGACCTGCTGATCACCGCCAACCTGGTGCGTGAGAGCGGTGCCAACCTGATTACCCTGTGCCCAAGCCAGACGCCGCTGGCCGAGCTGTCGACCGTGAACCTGGCGATAGACGTGCATGAAGACACCGAAATCTACACCCCGCTGACCTCGCGTATCGCTCACCTGGTGGTAATCGACGTGTTGGCCATGGGCGTGGCCATGGCGCGCGGCCCGAGCCTGGTCAACCACCTGAAAAGCGTGAAGCGCAGCTTGCGCAGCCTGCGTTTGTCGCCCAAGTCGATCAAGGCTACAGATGACTGA
- the zwf gene encoding glucose-6-phosphate dehydrogenase codes for MTIPCDILVFGGTGDLALHKLLPALYHLYREARLNNAVRIIALARRNISRNEYLKLAERHCRAQIARNDFDEDIWQRFAARLDYFPMDASQSADFGRLARYLGEPGGLTRIFYLATAPNLFVPIANHLRNAGLADPEARIVLEKPIGHSLASATAINEAIGAVFDENQVFRIDHYLGKETVQNLMALRFANALLEPVWRNNQVDHVQISVCETLGVENRGAYYDRAGATRDMLQNHLLQLLCLVAMEPPAQFEAEAVRDEKVKILRALKPITGQDVQDKTVRGQYGAGHIGGQEVPAYYFEKDVDNDSDTETFVAIEAHIDNWRWAGVPFYLRTGKRMARRSSQIVIQFKPVPHELFSGGQVNQLLIQLQPDERISLRMMTKSPGKGMRLEPVELDLNLAQVFSQTRRWEAYERLLLDIVEGDSTLFMRRDEVEAAWHWIDPLMKGWQEHFQAPRHYAAGSNGPEQAGSLLARHGRHWYS; via the coding sequence TTGACTATTCCTTGCGACATTCTGGTGTTCGGTGGCACCGGCGATCTGGCCCTGCACAAACTCCTCCCGGCGCTCTATCACTTGTATCGCGAGGCGCGTCTGAACAACGCGGTACGCATCATCGCCCTCGCCCGCCGCAACATAAGCCGTAACGAATACCTCAAGCTCGCAGAACGCCATTGCCGAGCGCAGATTGCCCGCAATGACTTCGACGAAGACATATGGCAACGGTTTGCCGCGCGCCTCGACTACTTTCCCATGGATGCTTCGCAAAGCGCCGACTTCGGCCGCCTGGCGCGCTACCTGGGCGAACCTGGCGGGCTGACGCGCATTTTCTACCTGGCCACCGCTCCCAACCTGTTCGTGCCGATTGCCAATCACCTGCGTAACGCAGGCCTGGCCGACCCCGAAGCGCGCATCGTGCTGGAGAAGCCGATTGGTCACTCGCTAGCCTCGGCCACCGCCATCAACGAAGCGATTGGCGCAGTGTTCGACGAAAACCAGGTATTTCGCATCGACCACTACCTGGGCAAGGAAACCGTGCAGAACCTCATGGCCCTGCGCTTCGCCAACGCCCTGTTGGAGCCGGTGTGGCGCAACAATCAGGTCGACCACGTACAGATCAGCGTTTGCGAAACCCTGGGGGTAGAGAACCGCGGCGCCTACTACGACCGCGCCGGGGCAACCCGCGACATGCTGCAAAACCACCTGTTGCAGCTGCTGTGCCTGGTGGCCATGGAGCCACCTGCGCAGTTCGAGGCTGAAGCGGTGCGCGACGAAAAGGTGAAGATCCTGCGGGCCCTCAAACCCATCACCGGCCAGGACGTGCAGGACAAGACCGTGCGCGGTCAGTACGGTGCCGGGCACATCGGCGGCCAGGAGGTGCCGGCCTATTACTTCGAAAAGGACGTCGACAACGACAGCGATACCGAAACCTTCGTGGCCATCGAAGCGCACATCGACAACTGGCGCTGGGCAGGTGTGCCTTTCTACTTGCGCACCGGCAAGCGCATGGCGCGCCGCTCGTCGCAGATCGTCATCCAGTTCAAGCCGGTACCCCACGAGCTGTTCAGCGGTGGCCAGGTCAACCAGCTGTTGATCCAGCTGCAACCGGATGAGCGCATCAGCCTGCGCATGATGACCAAGAGCCCAGGCAAGGGCATGCGGCTGGAGCCAGTCGAGCTGGACCTGAACCTGGCTCAGGTATTCAGCCAGACCCGCCGCTGGGAAGCTTACGAACGCCTGCTGCTGGACATCGTGGAGGGTGATTCGACACTGTTCATGCGCCGCGATGAGGTGGAGGCGGCCTGGCACTGGATTGATCCGTTAATGAAGGGTTGGCAGGAACACTTTCAGGCGCCACGCCACTATGCCGCCGGGAGCAATGGCCCGGAACAGGCCGGTAGCCTGCTGGCCAGGCATGGCAGGCATTGGTACAGCTGA